A window of Fundulus heteroclitus isolate FHET01 chromosome 15, MU-UCD_Fhet_4.1, whole genome shotgun sequence contains these coding sequences:
- the uts1 gene encoding urotensin 1, whose amino-acid sequence MKPVPLLLLLSSALLSSHLRPAAGRPRSLPGWLDGSSRVQTQQMEDVLLRAATDSAAADQVGDNLLRLLQRRDPDLLHLLPTEVDGEEGEALRTAAQLLKRSEEPPLSIDLTFHLLRNMIQMAKMESQREQAQLNRKVLDEVGK is encoded by the coding sequence ATGAAGCCCGTCccactcctgctgctcctctcctcGGCCCTCCTCTCGTCACACCTCCGCCCCGCCGCCGGCAGACCGCGCTCTCTCCCCGGCTGGCTGGATGGCAGCAGCCGCGTCCAGACGCAGCAAATGGAGGACGTTCTCCTCAGAGCGGCCACGGACAGCGCCGCCGCGGATCAGGTGGGCGACAACCTGCTGAGGCTCCTCCAGCGGAGAGACCCGGAcctcctccacctgctgcccACCGAGGTTGACGGCGAGGAGGGCGAGGCGCTGAGGACCGCGGCGCAGCTGCTGAAGCGCAGCGAAGAGCCGCCGCTCTCCATCGACCTGACCTTCCACCTGCTGAGGAATATGATCCAGATGGCCAAGATGGAGAGCCAGCGGGAGCAGGCTCAGCTCAACCGCAAGGTGCTCGACGAGGTGGGGAAGTGA